The Medicago truncatula cultivar Jemalong A17 chromosome 4, MtrunA17r5.0-ANR, whole genome shotgun sequence genome includes a region encoding these proteins:
- the LOC11425732 gene encoding SKP1-like protein 1A: MASLSSKKIILKSYEGETFEIEEAVAMQSQTIKLLIDDDCANDTGIPISNVTSKILAMVIEYCKKHADDVSSDELRKWDAEFVQVDQDTLFNLISAANYLNIKSLLDLTCMTAADNIKDKTPEEIRKIFNIKNDDYTPEEEEAARCENSWAFE; the protein is encoded by the coding sequence ATGGCATCATTGTCGTCGAAGAAGATCATCCTTAAGAGTTATGAGGGCGAGACCTTTGAAATAGAAGAGGCGGTGGCAATGCAATCCCAGACGATCAAGCTTTTGATAGACGATGACTGTGCCAACGACACTGGAATCCCTATTTCGAACGTAACCAGCAAGATCTTGGCCATGGTTATTGAGTATTGCAAGAAACATGCTGATGATGTAAGTTCTGATGAGCTTAGGAAGTGGGACGCTGAGTTTGTCCAGGTTGATCAAGATACTCTCTTCAATCTCATCTCGGCTGCTAACTATCTAAACATCAAAAGTCTGTTGGATCTTACATGCATGACTGCAGCAGACAATATCAAGGACAAGACACCGGAGGAGATTCGCAAGATTTTCAACATTAAGAATGATGATTACACTCCCGAGGAAGAGGAGGCAGCTCGCTGTGAAAATAGTTGGGCTTTTGAATGA